GATAGGACCTCTCTTGGTCGCGCTTACAGGATGTGATTTGTGTTTAGTGTCGCGTGCATCATCCCCGTGACAGGTAATACGGAGGGTTTGGAAACCACGTTGCTCTCCGTGTTAGAACGTCGAACGGATACATGTGAGGTTTTGGTAGTACTGAATACTCCCTACAACGACCCGTACCATCTCCAGGGGGAAATTCAAATACTCCAAGCGCCCGCAGGCACTGGTCTCATCGACTGCATCAATCTTGGCATCTCGGCGTCTCGTGCCCCGATCGTACATCTTCTAGCAACAGGCTGCGAAGCCAGTCATAACTGGATGGAGCACGCCCTGGCTCATTTCGATGATCCGCGTGTAGCAGCAGTTACGCCGGTAATCTACGACCGTCAAGACCACGAACGCTTACTAGCTGCTGGTGTGGGCTACGACCGCGGCGGAAGGAGGATTATTTGTCGCTCGACTCGGGCCGCAAATGACTCGTTATCGACAACGCTTGGTCCACTGCTTCAAGCAGCGTTTTATCGAAAATCCGCGCTCCGGGCATTTGGTGGAGGATTACCCGTCGCGGTGGGTGATGAACTGGCTGATATCGATCTCGCACTGTCATTGCGCTGTGCAGGTTGGCAGTTGTTGCTAGAACCCGACTGCAAGATATTCGCTTCTTCAATGACTGAACTTCAGCCAAAGGGCTTTTCATCGGGCTTGTGGTCTGAACGC
The DNA window shown above is from Pirellulales bacterium and carries:
- a CDS encoding glycosyltransferase family 2 protein, which translates into the protein MFSVACIIPVTGNTEGLETTLLSVLERRTDTCEVLVVLNTPYNDPYHLQGEIQILQAPAGTGLIDCINLGISASRAPIVHLLATGCEASHNWMEHALAHFDDPRVAAVTPVIYDRQDHERLLAAGVGYDRGGRRIICRSTRAANDSLSTTLGPLLQAAFYRKSALRAFGGGLPVAVGDELADIDLALSLRCAGWQLLLEPDCKIFASSMTELQPKGFSSGLWSERFYWRHITQTGGLRGLFLHSLVALQDLIRSRPWWNAPAQATGRLIAVCQLGHYSKYKLSLVAALRDAAAAEAQWQTGQKVSNIQSSVPRVQHRTDAPHRSVQPSERNKQRHSHRRR